One window from the genome of Candidatus Didemnitutus sp. encodes:
- a CDS encoding ABC transporter permease, with amino-acid sequence MMTLRLALRSLLKNPGFTATVALVLALGIGATTAIFSVIHAVLLHPFPYKQGNEILFVAEMRTTEPNSQFSVTYPDFLDWQKAVQTTEELVYAGADAVTLTGIPEPASLRNATISAGAWSLLGMQPLLGRVFTAEEDRPSASPVVVLSHATWKNRFASDPAILSRVIQLNGVAYTVIGVMPANFKFWAGDVWTPVGLNAGTPILQSRVLRTDSWVVTRPKPGKTMEDVRAELNLIAAQIAKQHPDTNKDVGVRLERLAANTGSQLRDPLLILLAAVGGVLLIACANVANLLLARTTARRREFAVRAALGADRGQLLRQTLVECVPLAALGGIGGIVLAYWGLEAILAVIPADAVPAESEIRVNGLVLLFSLGITLGTLLLFALFPALEGSRAALAPGLADDARGTASARTGRVRSGLIVAEVALSLMLLVAAGLLLRNFAQLQRVDLGFDREHLLVIPIQLPESRYATTEQSTQFFEAAIERLRRLPVVASVAHATNVPMMGGSGMPLVVEGKTYNTLDDLQGVQFTFGTADLLRAQGIRIKRGRGLEPTDTAGSQPVIVLNEAAVKHFLPDGDPLGQRVMLGIPAHLNKGGILPPELAKTQWATVVGVVENVRHFGPVSNDISSVYAPLRQAWDFPPLRRAGFLLVRTKGAPLDAVPMVRSTLRQLDPNLPVERITTMDLTLRDFLRGTRFNTLLLGLFAGTALALAAVGIYGVVAWSVTQRTREIGVRLALGAERSAILRLVIFQSMRVVALGLALGLVGALATTRFLQSQLAHLSAFDPWTFAAVVVVLACSALLACWLPARRATQVNPVDALRAE; translated from the coding sequence ATGATGACCCTGCGCCTCGCCCTTCGCTCGCTGCTCAAGAATCCCGGCTTCACCGCCACGGTCGCACTCGTGCTCGCGCTGGGCATCGGCGCAACCACCGCGATCTTCAGCGTCATCCACGCGGTGTTGCTCCACCCGTTTCCCTACAAGCAGGGCAATGAGATCCTCTTCGTCGCCGAGATGCGCACGACGGAACCGAACAGCCAGTTTTCCGTCACCTACCCCGACTTTCTCGATTGGCAGAAAGCCGTCCAGACCACCGAGGAACTCGTCTACGCCGGCGCCGACGCCGTGACGCTCACCGGCATTCCCGAGCCGGCTTCGCTCCGCAACGCCACCATCTCCGCCGGCGCGTGGTCGCTGCTCGGCATGCAGCCGCTCCTCGGTCGCGTTTTCACCGCCGAGGAAGACCGTCCATCCGCCTCGCCCGTCGTCGTCCTCAGCCACGCCACCTGGAAAAACCGCTTCGCCTCCGATCCGGCGATCCTCAGCCGCGTCATCCAGCTCAACGGCGTCGCCTACACCGTCATCGGCGTCATGCCCGCGAATTTCAAATTCTGGGCCGGCGACGTCTGGACGCCCGTCGGCCTCAACGCCGGCACGCCCATCCTCCAAAGTCGCGTGCTCCGCACCGACTCCTGGGTCGTCACCCGCCCGAAGCCCGGCAAAACCATGGAGGACGTCCGCGCCGAGCTGAACCTCATCGCCGCGCAGATCGCCAAGCAGCACCCCGACACCAACAAGGACGTCGGCGTCCGCCTCGAACGCCTCGCCGCCAACACCGGCTCCCAGCTGCGCGATCCGCTCCTGATCCTCCTCGCCGCCGTCGGCGGCGTCCTGCTCATCGCGTGCGCCAACGTCGCCAACCTCCTCCTCGCGCGCACCACCGCGCGCCGCCGCGAGTTCGCCGTGCGCGCCGCGCTCGGCGCCGACCGCGGGCAGTTGCTCCGGCAGACCCTCGTCGAATGCGTGCCGCTCGCGGCCCTCGGCGGCATCGGCGGCATCGTCCTCGCCTATTGGGGCCTTGAGGCGATCCTCGCGGTGATTCCCGCCGATGCCGTGCCCGCCGAGTCCGAGATCCGCGTCAACGGCCTCGTCCTGCTCTTCTCGCTCGGCATCACGCTCGGCACCCTGCTGCTTTTCGCGCTCTTCCCCGCCCTCGAAGGCTCCCGCGCCGCCCTCGCGCCCGGACTCGCCGACGACGCCCGCGGCACCGCCAGCGCCCGCACCGGCCGCGTCCGCTCCGGCCTCATCGTCGCGGAGGTCGCGCTCTCGCTCATGCTGCTCGTCGCCGCCGGACTGCTCCTGCGGAACTTCGCGCAACTCCAGCGCGTCGATCTCGGCTTCGACCGCGAGCACCTGCTCGTCATTCCCATCCAGCTGCCCGAGTCGCGTTACGCCACCACCGAGCAGTCGACGCAGTTCTTCGAGGCCGCCATCGAGCGGCTCCGCCGGCTGCCGGTCGTCGCATCCGTCGCGCATGCCACCAACGTCCCGATGATGGGCGGCAGCGGCATGCCGCTCGTCGTCGAAGGCAAAACCTATAACACGCTCGACGACCTGCAGGGCGTGCAGTTCACGTTCGGCACCGCCGACCTCCTCCGCGCCCAGGGCATCCGCATCAAGCGCGGCCGCGGCCTCGAACCCACCGACACCGCAGGATCGCAACCCGTGATCGTGCTCAACGAGGCCGCCGTGAAACATTTTCTTCCCGACGGCGATCCGCTCGGCCAGCGCGTCATGCTCGGCATTCCCGCGCACCTCAACAAGGGCGGCATCCTCCCACCGGAACTCGCAAAAACCCAATGGGCCACCGTCGTCGGCGTGGTCGAAAACGTCCGCCACTTCGGCCCCGTCAGCAACGACATCTCGTCGGTCTACGCGCCGCTGCGCCAGGCGTGGGATTTTCCGCCGCTGCGGCGCGCGGGGTTCCTCCTCGTCCGCACGAAGGGCGCGCCGCTCGACGCCGTCCCGATGGTCCGCTCCACCCTCCGCCAGCTCGACCCCAACCTCCCCGTCGAACGCATCACGACGATGGATCTCACCCTGCGCGATTTCCTCCGCGGCACCCGGTTCAACACGCTCCTCCTCGGCCTCTTCGCCGGCACCGCCCTCGCGCTCGCGGCCGTCGGCATCTACGGCGTCGTCGCCTGGAGCGTCACGCAGCGCACGCGCGAGATCGGCGTCCGCCTCGCCCTCGGTGCCGAGCGCAGCGCGATCCTTCGCCTCGTGATTTTCCAATCGATGCGCGTCGTCGCGCTCGGTCTCGCCCTCGGCCTCGTCGGCGCGCTCGCCACCACGCGCTTCCTCCAATCGCAGCTCGCCCACCTCAGCGCCTTCGATCCGTGGACCTTCGCCGCGGTCGTGGTCGTGCTCGCCTGCTCCGCGCTGCTGGCCTGCTGGCTCCCCGCCCGCCGCGCCACGCAGGTGAATCCCGTCGACGCCCTCCGCGCGGAATAG
- a CDS encoding ABC transporter permease produces the protein MHSLKTAFRSLLKSPGFTAVAVLTIAVGIGANTTLFTLFDRLMLNPVSFPEPSRLVAVWAVNNERQFVAPAISWPRFEELRRATGNVFESLTTTSFDSHTLTGNGEPEQVTVLRVTADFFSTIGIKPARGRAFTREEDLPNGPAVVILAHEYWQTRFGGRESILGENILLSGTPHHVVGIMPPRLGNPFVGVQVFVPRVFEVGGLLPAQIQAGAGYTQALGRLRPGVTLDQARAACAAHDRAYREQFASRLDADNQMDPRAFTETLVSGLRPTMRMMLGAVAFVLLIACANVASLFLGRLSARQREIAVRQSLGATRGMLVRQFLVESLLFSVVAGGLGVLLAVWSLSGIRSLLANQLPPDTALGVSLPALAATVGVTFVVGVLIGLFPAWQASQVALTETLKDSSRGSSGGPRGKRFRGALVVAEVALSVMLLVGSGLLLASFLKLQRTPPGFSARGVAAAFVGLPNTRYRTGAEQVEFYRAVIERLQAMPQIESAAAVIGLPLSGNAPRAPYTVGTDAALPLPQRPLAGLRIVTPGYLKTLGIPLREGRDFTERDREGAPGVCLINESFARRLFPGQSALGKVVRRGRDAEFAHEIVGVVADVRTLGLGQPPPDEVFYPLGQLPRPGLAIVARTTGDAGGLQAILRTAVASVDRDQPVSFFQTMENLLQLSLGFQRIVASLTALFAGIALVLAAVGLYSVLAYSVAQRTGEIGIRMALGAARGDVVALIVRQGLGLVAFGLGVGLAGAAGLAHLLSALLYEIRPFEPTVYAVVTVVFAGVAVLACLLPSWRASRVDPLVALRTE, from the coding sequence ATGCACTCGCTCAAAACCGCGTTTCGCTCGCTCCTGAAATCGCCCGGCTTCACCGCCGTCGCCGTCCTCACCATCGCCGTCGGCATCGGCGCCAACACCACCCTCTTCACCCTCTTCGACCGGCTGATGCTCAACCCGGTTTCGTTCCCCGAACCGTCGCGCCTCGTGGCCGTGTGGGCGGTGAACAACGAGCGGCAGTTCGTCGCGCCGGCGATCTCCTGGCCGCGCTTCGAGGAACTGCGCCGCGCCACCGGCAATGTCTTCGAGTCGCTCACCACGACGTCGTTCGATTCCCACACGCTCACCGGCAACGGCGAGCCGGAGCAGGTCACGGTGCTGCGCGTGACCGCCGACTTCTTCTCCACCATCGGCATCAAACCGGCGCGCGGACGCGCCTTCACCCGCGAGGAAGACCTGCCCAACGGCCCGGCCGTCGTCATCCTCGCCCACGAATACTGGCAAACGCGCTTCGGCGGACGCGAGTCGATCCTCGGCGAAAACATCCTCCTCAGCGGCACACCGCACCACGTCGTCGGCATCATGCCGCCGCGCCTCGGCAACCCTTTCGTCGGCGTCCAGGTTTTCGTCCCGCGCGTCTTCGAGGTCGGCGGCCTCCTGCCCGCGCAAATCCAGGCTGGCGCCGGCTACACCCAGGCTCTCGGCCGTCTGCGCCCCGGCGTGACGCTCGATCAGGCCCGCGCCGCCTGCGCCGCGCACGACCGCGCCTACCGCGAGCAGTTCGCCTCGCGCCTCGACGCCGACAATCAGATGGACCCGCGCGCGTTCACCGAGACGCTCGTCAGCGGCCTGCGCCCGACGATGCGCATGATGCTCGGCGCCGTCGCATTCGTGCTGCTCATCGCCTGTGCCAACGTCGCCAGTCTCTTCCTCGGCCGCCTTTCCGCGCGCCAGCGGGAAATCGCCGTCCGCCAGTCGCTCGGCGCCACGCGCGGCATGCTCGTCCGCCAGTTCCTCGTCGAAAGCCTGCTCTTCAGTGTCGTCGCGGGCGGACTCGGCGTGCTGCTGGCCGTCTGGTCGCTCTCCGGCATCCGCAGTCTGCTCGCCAACCAGCTCCCGCCCGACACCGCCCTCGGCGTGAGTCTGCCCGCACTCGCCGCCACGGTCGGTGTAACCTTCGTCGTCGGCGTGCTGATCGGACTCTTTCCCGCGTGGCAGGCCTCGCAAGTCGCGCTCACCGAAACGCTCAAGGATTCCTCGCGCGGCTCCTCCGGCGGTCCGCGCGGCAAGCGTTTCCGCGGCGCGCTCGTCGTCGCCGAGGTGGCGCTCTCCGTCATGCTGCTCGTCGGCTCGGGCCTGCTGCTCGCCTCGTTCCTCAAGCTCCAGCGCACGCCGCCGGGCTTCTCGGCGCGCGGCGTCGCCGCCGCGTTCGTCGGCCTGCCCAACACCCGCTACCGGACCGGCGCGGAACAGGTGGAATTTTACCGCGCGGTGATCGAGCGGCTGCAAGCCATGCCGCAAATCGAGTCCGCCGCCGCCGTGATCGGTCTGCCGCTCAGCGGCAACGCGCCGCGCGCGCCCTACACGGTCGGCACCGACGCTGCGCTGCCGCTCCCACAACGCCCGCTCGCCGGACTCCGCATCGTCACGCCCGGCTACTTGAAAACCCTCGGCATTCCGCTCCGCGAGGGGCGCGACTTCACCGAGCGCGACCGCGAGGGCGCGCCGGGCGTTTGCCTGATCAACGAATCCTTCGCGCGCCGCCTCTTTCCCGGCCAGAGTGCGCTGGGCAAAGTCGTCCGCCGCGGCCGCGACGCGGAATTCGCCCACGAGATCGTCGGCGTCGTCGCCGACGTGCGCACGCTCGGCCTCGGCCAGCCGCCCCCGGACGAAGTCTTCTACCCGCTCGGCCAGCTGCCGCGCCCCGGACTCGCCATTGTGGCCCGCACGACGGGCGACGCGGGCGGATTGCAGGCCATTCTCCGCACCGCCGTCGCTTCGGTCGATCGCGACCAACCCGTGTCGTTTTTCCAGACGATGGAAAATCTCCTTCAGCTCAGCCTCGGCTTTCAGCGCATCGTCGCGTCGCTCACTGCGCTCTTCGCCGGCATCGCCCTCGTCCTCGCCGCCGTCGGACTCTACAGCGTGCTGGCCTACTCCGTGGCGCAACGCACCGGCGAGATCGGCATCCGCATGGCGCTCGGCGCCGCGCGCGGCGATGTCGTCGCGTTGATCGTGCGGCAGGGGCTCGGACTCGTCGCCTTCGGGCTGGGCGTCGGCCTCGCGGGCGCCGCCGGCCTGGCGCATCTGCTCTCGGCGCTGCTCTACGAGATCCGCCCGTTCGAGCCCACTGTCTACGCGGTCGTCACGGTCGTGTTCGCCGGCGTCGCGGTCCTGGCCTGCCTGCTGCCGTCGTGGCGCGCGAGCCGTGTCGATCCGCTCGTCGCGCTTCGCACCGAGTGA
- a CDS encoding ABC transporter permease, whose amino-acid sequence MPTSLRFLLRNVARSPLLTAVIVLSLGVGIGVNTVIFSWLREVAFDPLPGARSAGLVSLETLDDTGKYVSTSWLEYLDLRERTPSLPGIALQRNRPLTLGDASAGERVSAQLVSDNFFAVLGVAPGLGRYFRAGEGLQAGDEPTVVLSHDFWRTRFHSDRDIVGRTVRLNDRVCTIVGVAPRGFFGGLNAVSFDVWVPAAFARELQPGTTELTDRKARGYTMLTRLPPEVTAARAQGELDAAARFLLDTHPETNRGLGYTLLPLWRSPRGGQAMVLALATLQLFAALILAVVCANTAGLLLAQASTRRREIGVRLALGAAPRRILLQLLGESVTLAACAILVGYIVALWGGDILRNLPFSLPGNLHLRVATELNWPALVFGAGLALVCGVVFGLAPALQLTRADVIDSLRNGSGALPGRSRLRDVLVTIEVALAVVLLVLAGLYSLSFRRALAAHPGFDVDRVLLASLDLGAKGYNGARTRAFMPDLLRRLRAAPGISGASVSNSVLLDLHGLPTGVIAVAGYPFDGTAKIRYAFASPGHLQTLGMPLRAGTDLTPLERPDLPVDAVINERMAQLYWPGVTPLGRKFIVNDTEYIVSGVVRDARYESLNEAPLPLAWLTARSRTLVQPVLHIRSEGDPRAALGAVRDVLRQIDPALPLLEIRTLAQHVENNLITQRMPAQMLAFLGPLALVLAAIGLYAVIAYALAQRTREIGVRIALGSSAGQVVGLMVWQGMRVVLIGGAAGWAVALAIGYFLQHRLVGVPFGEPLVYAGVPVLLLAVTTLACWLPARRAARVDPMVALRAE is encoded by the coding sequence ATGCCCACCAGTCTCCGCTTCCTTCTTCGGAACGTCGCCCGCAGCCCGCTCCTCACTGCGGTGATCGTGCTTTCGCTCGGCGTCGGTATCGGCGTGAACACCGTCATCTTCAGCTGGCTGCGCGAGGTGGCGTTCGACCCGCTTCCCGGTGCGCGCAGCGCGGGGCTCGTGTCGCTCGAGACGCTCGACGACACCGGCAAATACGTCTCCACCTCCTGGCTCGAATACCTCGACTTGCGGGAGCGCACGCCGTCGCTGCCGGGCATCGCGCTGCAGCGCAACCGCCCGCTCACCCTCGGCGACGCCTCGGCCGGCGAGCGCGTATCCGCGCAGCTGGTCTCCGACAATTTTTTCGCGGTCCTCGGCGTCGCGCCCGGTCTCGGTCGCTATTTCCGCGCCGGCGAAGGGCTCCAGGCCGGCGACGAACCCACCGTCGTTCTCTCGCACGATTTCTGGCGCACGCGTTTTCATTCCGATCGCGACATCGTCGGGCGGACCGTCCGGCTCAACGACCGCGTCTGCACCATCGTGGGCGTCGCCCCCCGCGGATTCTTCGGCGGACTCAACGCGGTGAGCTTCGACGTGTGGGTGCCCGCCGCCTTCGCCCGCGAACTCCAGCCGGGCACCACCGAGCTGACGGATCGCAAGGCGCGCGGCTACACCATGCTCACACGCCTGCCGCCGGAGGTCACCGCCGCCCGCGCGCAAGGCGAGCTCGATGCCGCCGCCCGCTTCCTGCTCGATACCCATCCGGAGACGAATCGCGGCCTCGGCTACACGCTGCTGCCGCTGTGGCGCTCGCCGCGCGGCGGACAGGCGATGGTGCTCGCGCTCGCCACGCTGCAACTCTTCGCCGCGCTCATCCTCGCCGTCGTCTGCGCCAACACCGCGGGCCTTCTGCTCGCGCAGGCCTCGACCCGTCGGCGCGAGATCGGCGTGCGCCTCGCTCTCGGCGCCGCTCCGCGCCGCATCCTCCTTCAACTGCTCGGCGAGAGTGTCACGCTGGCCGCCTGCGCGATTCTCGTCGGCTATATCGTGGCCCTCTGGGGCGGCGACATCCTCCGCAACCTGCCGTTCTCGCTCCCGGGCAACCTGCACCTGCGTGTCGCCACGGAGTTGAACTGGCCCGCCCTGGTCTTCGGCGCCGGTCTCGCCCTCGTCTGCGGCGTCGTGTTCGGCCTGGCGCCGGCGCTCCAGCTCACGCGTGCCGACGTCATCGACTCGCTGCGCAACGGCTCGGGCGCCCTGCCCGGCCGCAGCCGGCTCCGCGACGTGCTCGTCACGATCGAAGTCGCGCTCGCGGTCGTGCTCCTCGTGCTCGCCGGCCTCTATTCGCTCAGTTTCCGTCGCGCCCTCGCCGCGCACCCCGGTTTCGACGTCGATCGCGTTCTCCTTGCCTCGCTCGACCTCGGCGCCAAGGGCTACAACGGCGCGCGCACCCGTGCGTTCATGCCCGATTTGCTGCGCCGCCTCCGCGCAGCGCCCGGCATTAGCGGCGCATCGGTGAGCAACAGCGTCCTCCTCGATCTGCACGGCCTGCCCACCGGCGTCATCGCGGTCGCGGGCTACCCGTTCGATGGCACGGCGAAGATCCGCTACGCCTTCGCCTCGCCGGGACACCTGCAGACCCTCGGCATGCCGCTGCGCGCCGGCACCGACCTCACGCCGCTGGAACGCCCCGATCTGCCCGTCGACGCCGTCATCAACGAACGCATGGCGCAGCTCTATTGGCCGGGCGTCACGCCGCTCGGCCGCAAGTTCATCGTCAACGACACCGAATACATCGTCAGCGGCGTCGTGCGCGATGCGCGCTACGAATCCCTCAATGAAGCGCCGCTGCCGCTCGCGTGGCTCACCGCGCGCTCGCGCACGCTGGTGCAACCCGTCCTCCACATCCGCAGCGAGGGCGATCCGCGCGCCGCCCTCGGCGCCGTCCGCGATGTTCTGCGCCAGATCGATCCTGCGCTGCCGCTCCTCGAAATCCGCACTCTCGCCCAGCACGTCGAAAACAACCTGATCACGCAGCGCATGCCCGCGCAGATGCTGGCCTTCCTCGGTCCGCTCGCCCTCGTGCTCGCGGCCATCGGCCTCTACGCCGTCATCGCCTACGCGCTCGCTCAACGCACGCGCGAGATCGGCGTGCGCATCGCGTTGGGGTCGTCGGCGGGTCAGGTCGTCGGCCTCATGGTCTGGCAGGGCATGCGCGTCGTCCTGATCGGCGGCGCCGCCGGCTGGGCGGTGGCGCTGGCCATCGGCTATTTCCTGCAACACCGCCTCGTCGGCGTGCCCTTCGGCGAGCCGCTGGTGTATGCCGGCGTGCCGGTGCTCCTCCTCGCCGTCACCACGCTCGCCTGCTGGCTCCCCGCGCGCCGCGCCGCCCGCGTCGATCCGATGGTCGCGCTGCGCGCGGAGTGA
- a CDS encoding tetratricopeptide repeat protein yields MRPLALFLLAATTLSASPAFDDAVGLYKQRKDAEARTAFEALLQTEPKNAEIPYYLGRLDLRAKDTDAAVAHFQAAVALDGAKSAYHLELGGAYGNQAQSAGLFGKAALASKARTEFEKAVALDPSSYDAQSALFQYYMQAPGFMGGGFDKALAQSEVLIKLDPLRGKNAKVALLVRERKFDEAFAIFDEMLRANPDDYAALYGLGRTAADSGQRLDAGLTNLQKCLTLTPPAGLPPHAAAHWRIGNIHEKKGDKAAARAAYQASLALDPKFQPAIDSLKKLG; encoded by the coding sequence ATGCGCCCACTCGCCCTCTTCCTGCTCGCCGCCACCACCCTGTCCGCCTCGCCCGCATTCGACGATGCCGTCGGACTCTACAAACAGCGCAAGGACGCCGAAGCACGCACGGCATTCGAGGCGCTGCTCCAGACGGAGCCGAAGAACGCGGAGATTCCCTATTACCTCGGCCGCCTCGACCTGCGTGCCAAAGACACCGACGCCGCCGTCGCGCACTTCCAGGCCGCCGTCGCCCTCGATGGCGCGAAGAGCGCCTACCACCTCGAACTCGGCGGCGCCTACGGCAACCAGGCCCAGAGCGCCGGCCTTTTCGGCAAAGCGGCCCTCGCCAGCAAGGCGCGCACGGAATTCGAGAAGGCCGTCGCGCTCGATCCGTCCAGCTACGACGCGCAGAGCGCGCTGTTCCAATATTACATGCAGGCGCCCGGTTTCATGGGCGGCGGATTCGACAAGGCCCTCGCGCAATCCGAGGTGCTCATCAAACTCGACCCCCTCCGCGGCAAGAACGCCAAGGTCGCCCTCCTCGTCCGTGAAAGGAAATTCGACGAAGCCTTCGCCATCTTCGACGAGATGCTGCGCGCCAATCCCGACGACTACGCCGCACTCTACGGCCTCGGCCGCACGGCCGCCGATTCGGGCCAGCGCCTCGATGCCGGCCTCACGAACCTCCAGAAATGCCTCACGCTGACGCCGCCCGCCGGCCTGCCACCGCACGCCGCGGCGCATTGGCGCATCGGCAACATTCACGAGAAAAAGGGCGACAAAGCCGCCGCCCGCGCCGCATACCAAGCCTCCCTCGCGCTCGATCCGAAGTTCCAGCCGGCGATCGACTCGCTGAAAAAACTCGGCTGA
- a CDS encoding SAM-dependent methyltransferase → MSTGLAPEVSEFLALLDASVRDGTFTRLTLGKPRGGDDATLQNVFVRPVRLKSGAHLSFLWRHDRRDLTKNIPPADGIIEVGRLVGTIFHSAHLFIGARTAQLEFNKKGEPRLTFGKNTPPAAAKLVREDAHDRAKARLLPASSHDWLHALGVTNSAGIVREGMADKHRQIHKFVELLHHLVADATLPRDRPIEIADMGCGKGYLTFATHDYFDRVAKLSVRVCGVELRPELVAQCNTLAHDTGREKLSFVRGTIQEATLPTPDVLIALHACDTATDDAIARGLAAGSALIVTAPCCQKELRPQLCAAPVLAPALRHGIFQERHAEFATDALRALLLEWAGYDTKVFEFISTEHTAKNLMIAATKRARADSADERAERAQAIRAFAEFYGVKRQALAAHLDFALSLP, encoded by the coding sequence ATGTCCACCGGCCTTGCGCCTGAAGTCTCGGAATTCCTCGCCCTGCTCGACGCGAGCGTGCGCGACGGCACCTTCACGCGCCTGACGCTCGGCAAACCCCGTGGTGGCGACGACGCGACGCTGCAAAACGTCTTCGTCCGCCCCGTGCGCCTGAAATCCGGCGCGCACCTGAGCTTCCTCTGGCGGCACGACCGCCGCGATCTCACGAAGAACATCCCGCCCGCCGACGGCATCATCGAGGTCGGTCGGCTCGTCGGCACGATCTTCCACAGCGCCCACCTCTTCATCGGCGCGCGCACCGCGCAGCTCGAGTTCAACAAGAAGGGCGAACCGCGCCTCACCTTCGGCAAGAACACGCCGCCCGCCGCCGCGAAACTCGTGCGCGAGGACGCCCACGATCGCGCCAAAGCCCGCCTGCTCCCCGCGTCGAGCCACGACTGGCTGCACGCGCTCGGCGTCACCAACTCCGCCGGCATCGTCCGCGAAGGCATGGCCGACAAGCACCGGCAGATTCATAAATTCGTCGAGCTCCTCCATCATCTCGTCGCCGACGCCACGCTGCCGCGCGACCGGCCGATCGAAATCGCCGACATGGGTTGCGGCAAAGGCTACCTCACGTTCGCCACGCACGACTACTTCGACCGCGTCGCCAAGCTCTCGGTCCGCGTGTGCGGCGTCGAGCTGCGGCCGGAACTCGTCGCCCAGTGCAACACGCTCGCCCACGACACGGGTCGCGAAAAGCTCTCGTTCGTCCGCGGCACGATCCAGGAAGCCACGCTGCCCACGCCCGACGTCCTGATCGCGCTCCACGCCTGCGACACCGCGACCGACGACGCCATCGCGCGCGGCCTCGCCGCCGGCAGCGCGTTGATCGTCACCGCGCCGTGCTGCCAGAAGGAACTTCGCCCGCAGTTGTGCGCCGCCCCTGTGCTCGCACCCGCGCTGCGGCACGGCATTTTCCAGGAACGCCACGCGGAGTTCGCCACCGACGCCCTGCGCGCGCTGCTGCTCGAGTGGGCCGGTTACGACACCAAAGTCTTCGAGTTCATCTCCACCGAGCACACGGCGAAGAACCTCATGATCGCCGCCACCAAGCGCGCCCGCGCCGATAGCGCCGACGAGCGCGCCGAGCGCGCACAGGCCATTCGCGCGTTCGCCGAATTCTACGGCGTGAAACGCCAGGCGCTGGCCGCGCACCTCGACTTCGCGCTGTCGTTGCCGTGA